Proteins from a genomic interval of Kitasatospora herbaricolor:
- a CDS encoding TetR/AcrR family transcriptional regulator has translation MPRPREFEPDAVLHQAMLRFWWQGYRATSIEDLVKATGVKPGSLYSAFPGGKRTLFLRSLERYSKLVVPQKLGELAAPGASLAELRGYFDGLVSDLLSPEGRQGCLLVNTAIENAAEDDEAAAVVRGHLARLEQCMATALRNARDAGEVRASVEPGGSAKLLVATCQGLMVVGKANPDEAVLRAVVDNAFAVLL, from the coding sequence ATGCCCCGCCCCCGCGAGTTCGAGCCCGACGCCGTGCTGCACCAGGCCATGCTGCGATTCTGGTGGCAGGGCTATCGGGCCACCTCGATCGAGGATCTCGTGAAGGCGACCGGCGTGAAGCCCGGCAGCCTCTACAGTGCCTTCCCCGGCGGCAAGCGCACGCTCTTCCTGAGGTCGCTGGAGCGGTACTCGAAGCTGGTCGTCCCGCAGAAGCTGGGCGAACTGGCGGCGCCCGGTGCTTCGCTGGCCGAGCTGCGCGGCTACTTCGACGGGTTGGTGAGCGATCTGCTCAGCCCGGAGGGCCGGCAGGGGTGCCTGCTGGTGAACACCGCGATCGAGAATGCGGCCGAGGACGACGAGGCCGCCGCCGTCGTGCGTGGCCATCTGGCGCGCCTGGAGCAGTGCATGGCCACCGCGCTTCGCAACGCTCGCGACGCCGGCGAGGTGCGCGCCTCGGTCGAACCGGGCGGCAGTGCCAAGCTGCTGGTCGCGACCTGCCAGGGGCTGATGGTCGTGGGGAAGGCGAATCCCGACGAAGCCGTGCTGCGCGCGGTCGTCGACAACGCCTTCGCCGTCCTCCTCTGA
- a CDS encoding zinc-binding dehydrogenase, with protein MKAIVISAYGGPEMLRVTDLPDPVPAQGEVLIRVKAFGLNHAEAYMRAGAWGDVAAVPGIECAGLVEADPSGRLAPGTRVVAILGGMGRTRNGSYAELVTVPAGNVAAVDSRLDWAELAAVPEVYATAWNGLFGNLGMRPGERVLVRGATSSLGQAAVNLAVAHGASVLATTRNPAHAPLLKGLGAEEVLIDDGYLAAQVGRGGLVVDAVFDLVGNNALRDSLAVVRPRGRVCQLGFLGGFEPVRDFDPITDLPSGVQLSFFGSAFVLGSSEFPLADVPLDAIYAQVESGALAAGPVRTFRFGEIVEAHRVLEAGAALGKMTVTVD; from the coding sequence ATGAAGGCCATCGTCATATCCGCCTACGGCGGTCCCGAGATGCTGCGCGTCACCGACCTGCCCGACCCGGTGCCCGCGCAGGGAGAGGTGCTGATCCGGGTCAAGGCATTCGGCCTCAACCACGCCGAGGCCTACATGCGCGCGGGTGCCTGGGGCGATGTCGCGGCCGTCCCGGGGATCGAGTGCGCGGGGCTGGTCGAGGCCGACCCGTCGGGCCGGCTCGCCCCCGGCACCCGGGTCGTGGCGATCCTCGGCGGCATGGGCCGCACCCGGAACGGCAGCTACGCCGAGCTGGTCACGGTGCCGGCCGGCAACGTGGCCGCCGTGGACTCGCGACTCGACTGGGCCGAACTGGCGGCCGTGCCCGAGGTCTACGCGACAGCGTGGAACGGGCTGTTCGGCAACCTCGGGATGCGCCCGGGTGAGCGGGTCCTGGTGCGCGGGGCGACGTCCTCGCTGGGCCAGGCCGCCGTCAACCTCGCCGTCGCCCACGGCGCGAGCGTCCTCGCCACCACCCGCAACCCAGCGCACGCACCGCTCCTGAAGGGACTCGGGGCCGAGGAGGTCCTCATCGACGACGGGTACCTGGCCGCCCAGGTCGGCAGGGGCGGGCTCGTCGTCGACGCGGTCTTCGATCTCGTCGGCAACAACGCCCTGCGTGACTCCCTCGCCGTCGTCCGCCCCCGCGGCCGGGTCTGCCAACTCGGCTTTCTCGGCGGGTTCGAGCCGGTCCGCGATTTCGACCCGATCACCGACCTTCCGTCCGGCGTGCAGCTCAGCTTCTTCGGCAGTGCCTTCGTCCTGGGTAGCTCCGAGTTTCCGCTCGCCGACGTTCCGTTGGACGCGATCTACGCCCAGGTCGAGTCGGGCGCCCTGGCGGCAGGCCCGGTGCGGACCTTCCGTTTCGGTGAGATCGTCGAGGCCCACCGGGTCCTGGAGGCGGGTGCGGCCCTGGGAAAGATGACCGTCACGGTCGACTGA
- a CDS encoding helix-turn-helix domain-containing protein, which translates to MSSQDEVEEFAAQLRHLKARTGRSYAQLARRLDMNASTLHRYCSGEVVPLGFASVERFAAVCGAGPAERIELHRRWVLAVAARQRARTAAESVPEAAGSRPAGGKEHRPAGGTAEPVSAVAAEPDSAVAGDPVPAVAAGPSPDLGGSPAEGRPGPAHERGAAGHPATGRPWYRRRPAATASVATVLVATALGALSTLPTGSSSADVGSRASGSTTERPAGAPPGSPASPSSPASSAPAGTAAVAPLTWTVNSRLWGTGCGYDYVIDKAPRQVPPPPAPQDAAPWARAEGAVHGGRTPVDITVQGRTEAAVVLEALRVRVVGRAAPARGTVYSTGQGCGGDLDPRSFAVDLDLDRPIARPVQGAEAGASSPARQLPYRVSSTDPEVLMVDARAVGCDCLWYLELEWSSQGRTGTERIDDHGLPFRTSGIDGLPHYWYAGQGWAPLTG; encoded by the coding sequence GTGTCGTCCCAGGACGAGGTGGAGGAGTTCGCGGCGCAGCTTCGGCACCTGAAGGCCCGTACCGGCCGCAGTTACGCGCAACTCGCGCGCCGCCTGGACATGAACGCCTCGACGCTGCACCGGTACTGCTCGGGGGAGGTCGTGCCGCTCGGCTTCGCGTCCGTGGAGCGGTTCGCCGCGGTCTGCGGGGCCGGTCCGGCCGAACGGATCGAGCTGCACCGGCGGTGGGTCCTGGCGGTGGCGGCACGTCAACGGGCCAGAACGGCAGCCGAGTCCGTACCGGAGGCCGCCGGATCCCGCCCGGCGGGCGGCAAGGAACATCGCCCGGCCGGCGGGACGGCCGAGCCGGTGTCCGCGGTGGCGGCCGAGCCGGATTCCGCGGTCGCCGGCGACCCCGTCCCCGCGGTGGCGGCCGGCCCGTCGCCGGACCTCGGGGGATCCCCCGCGGAAGGACGCCCCGGCCCGGCGCACGAGCGGGGCGCGGCCGGGCACCCCGCCACCGGCAGGCCCTGGTACCGGCGTCGCCCCGCGGCCACCGCATCCGTCGCGACGGTGCTGGTCGCCACGGCCCTGGGCGCCCTGTCCACCCTGCCGACCGGATCCTCCTCGGCCGACGTCGGCAGCCGGGCGTCCGGCTCGACGACCGAGCGGCCGGCGGGCGCACCGCCCGGCTCCCCGGCATCACCCAGCTCCCCCGCATCGTCCGCACCCGCCGGGACCGCCGCCGTCGCGCCCCTCACCTGGACTGTGAACTCCCGGCTCTGGGGCACCGGTTGCGGCTACGACTACGTGATCGACAAGGCACCCCGACAGGTCCCCCCGCCCCCGGCCCCGCAGGACGCCGCGCCCTGGGCGCGTGCCGAAGGCGCGGTGCACGGCGGCCGGACGCCGGTGGACATCACCGTGCAGGGACGGACGGAGGCGGCCGTCGTCCTGGAGGCGCTGCGGGTCCGCGTGGTGGGACGAGCCGCCCCGGCACGGGGCACCGTCTACTCCACCGGTCAGGGCTGCGGCGGCGACCTGGATCCCCGCTCCTTCGCCGTGGACCTGGACCTGGACCGACCGATCGCCCGCCCGGTCCAGGGTGCCGAGGCCGGAGCGAGCAGCCCGGCAAGGCAGCTGCCCTACCGGGTCTCCTCGACGGATCCCGAGGTCCTGATGGTCGACGCCCGGGCCGTCGGCTGCGACTGCCTCTGGTACCTGGAACTGGAGTGGTCCTCGCAGGGCCGAACCGGCACCGAGCGGATCGACGACCACGGCCTCCCGTTCCGCACCAGCGGCATCGACGGCCTGCCGCACTACTGGTACGCGGGCCAGGGCTGGGCTCCGCTCACCGGCTGA
- a CDS encoding glycosyl hydrolase family 95 catalytic domain-containing protein translates to MTMPDLPLGRRHFLGGAALTAGAVVLNGCLVPSRAAAAVPPQVTLPARGIYDTTPAPAWTDGFLTGNGEYGAVYHGSPTLEKVIVNHHRFVMPNGTRDMDPPRISTQLSQAQSMALAGDYGGAAATFAAGWELQWTQTFHPGYELQLSTPGATTADNYARITDFRTGEVTHTWTDSAGTWKRRVFTSRADQVVVHELLPATGRTVDTTLSVNTALDGVPGSVSYATTATASGREGYLNLRGTYPAGQGAYGYEGVTRLVATGTKATVTVAGSTLVVAKAAKVLLLTKLARYDTAGGWSGNPLQSALAALGPDYTTLLGRHKPLHQAMFDGSSLDLNVSAADRKLSTAELTARQNGNRSVVDLALLERMYDSGRYLFVSSSGVLPPRLTGIWSGSWGGAWADDFTTDANVNFQVAGGNILSHGTAMQGYFDLVLGQLADWRDNATKIYGARGFLAPTRTDGEHGHMLHFNDGSFPGQCWTGGADWLLHPLLEYYQVTGDAAFLRDKLGPALMELALFYEDFLSRTGADGKKAFVPSFSMENSPSSTGQMLSVNATGDIMAGRHALQAAVDAANTLGTEQGAGQGVARWTALLAQLPDYTVNGDGALAEWSWPGLTDRYNHRHAHHMYGAWPLHEINPEDRPDLVRAAGRALDLRGDENYSAHGSLHRALARARLKDGAGVYDNIRKILGSNMVWRSLMTSHNPGLDIYNCDAANTLPAVLAEALLYTRPGVLELLPALPDQLAKGTIKGVQGRGRLRIESLAWDTAARTATVILTSDITQNVSLVCRRGITSVATAATVTPSPLGAHARNVALTAGTRTTITLKTLAGTYRLINRNSGKVLDVSGTSQSDGAPVIQWYWTAGANQKWQLVPGYDGTFRLSNLNSGKILDNPGASTTPGQALDQWTDTKAPNQWWKLVPSATAGYYKLANVSSGLCLDVAGASVADGAQVVQLAAGSGTSQEWKLEAI, encoded by the coding sequence ATGACCATGCCCGACCTGCCCCTGGGCCGCAGACACTTTCTCGGCGGGGCCGCTCTGACCGCCGGTGCCGTCGTGCTGAACGGCTGCCTCGTCCCCTCCCGGGCCGCGGCCGCCGTACCGCCGCAGGTCACGCTGCCCGCCCGCGGCATCTACGACACCACCCCCGCGCCGGCGTGGACCGACGGCTTCCTCACCGGCAACGGCGAGTACGGCGCCGTCTACCACGGGTCGCCGACGCTGGAGAAGGTGATCGTCAACCACCACCGCTTCGTGATGCCCAACGGCACCCGCGACATGGATCCCCCCAGGATCTCCACCCAGCTGTCCCAGGCGCAGAGCATGGCCCTCGCCGGCGACTACGGCGGTGCGGCGGCCACCTTCGCCGCCGGGTGGGAGCTCCAGTGGACCCAGACCTTCCACCCCGGCTACGAACTGCAGCTCAGCACCCCGGGTGCCACCACCGCCGACAACTACGCCCGGATCACCGACTTCCGCACCGGGGAGGTCACCCACACCTGGACCGACAGCGCCGGGACCTGGAAGCGGCGGGTCTTCACCTCCCGGGCCGACCAGGTCGTCGTCCACGAGCTGCTCCCCGCCACCGGCCGCACCGTCGACACCACGCTCAGCGTCAACACCGCCCTCGACGGCGTGCCGGGCAGCGTCTCCTACGCCACCACCGCCACCGCGAGCGGCCGCGAAGGCTACCTGAACCTGCGCGGCACCTACCCCGCCGGCCAGGGCGCCTACGGCTACGAGGGCGTCACCCGGCTCGTCGCCACCGGCACCAAGGCCACCGTCACCGTCGCCGGCTCCACCCTGGTCGTCGCCAAGGCCGCCAAGGTGCTGCTGCTGACCAAGCTGGCCCGCTACGACACCGCCGGCGGCTGGAGCGGCAACCCGTTGCAGAGCGCACTGGCGGCCCTGGGCCCGGACTACACCACGCTGCTCGGCCGGCACAAGCCGCTGCACCAGGCGATGTTCGACGGCTCCAGCCTGGACCTCAACGTCTCCGCCGCCGACCGCAAGCTGTCCACCGCCGAGCTGACGGCGCGCCAGAACGGCAACCGGTCGGTGGTCGACCTCGCGCTGCTGGAGCGGATGTACGACTCCGGCCGGTACCTGTTCGTGAGCTCCAGCGGGGTGCTGCCCCCTCGCCTGACGGGCATCTGGTCCGGCAGCTGGGGCGGGGCGTGGGCCGACGACTTCACCACCGACGCCAACGTGAACTTCCAGGTCGCCGGCGGCAACATCCTCAGCCACGGTACGGCCATGCAGGGCTACTTCGACCTGGTCCTCGGCCAGCTCGCCGACTGGCGCGACAACGCCACCAAGATCTACGGTGCCCGCGGCTTCCTCGCCCCGACCCGCACCGACGGCGAACACGGGCACATGCTCCACTTCAACGACGGCTCGTTCCCGGGCCAGTGCTGGACCGGCGGCGCCGACTGGCTCCTCCACCCGCTGCTGGAGTACTACCAGGTCACCGGCGACGCCGCCTTCCTGCGGGACAAGCTCGGCCCGGCCCTGATGGAGCTCGCCCTCTTCTACGAGGACTTCCTCTCCCGGACCGGCGCCGACGGGAAGAAGGCCTTCGTCCCGTCCTTCTCCATGGAGAACTCCCCCTCCAGCACCGGACAGATGCTCTCGGTCAACGCCACCGGCGACATCATGGCCGGCCGGCACGCCCTGCAGGCCGCCGTCGACGCCGCCAACACCCTCGGCACCGAACAGGGCGCCGGGCAGGGCGTCGCACGCTGGACGGCGTTGCTGGCCCAGCTGCCCGACTACACCGTCAACGGCGACGGCGCGCTCGCCGAGTGGTCCTGGCCCGGCCTCACCGACCGCTACAACCACCGCCACGCCCACCACATGTACGGTGCCTGGCCCCTGCACGAGATCAACCCCGAGGACCGGCCCGACCTGGTCCGCGCCGCCGGCCGGGCGCTGGACCTGCGCGGCGACGAGAACTACTCGGCGCACGGCAGCCTGCACCGGGCGCTGGCCAGGGCCCGGCTGAAGGACGGCGCCGGCGTCTACGACAACATCCGGAAGATCCTCGGCAGCAACATGGTCTGGCGCTCGCTGATGACCTCCCACAACCCCGGCCTGGACATCTACAACTGCGACGCCGCCAACACCCTGCCGGCCGTGCTCGCCGAAGCCCTCCTCTACACCCGGCCGGGCGTCCTGGAACTCCTGCCCGCCCTGCCCGACCAGCTCGCCAAGGGCACCATCAAGGGCGTGCAGGGACGGGGCCGACTCCGCATCGAGAGCCTCGCCTGGGACACCGCCGCCCGCACCGCCACCGTCATCCTCACCTCGGACATCACCCAGAACGTCTCACTGGTCTGCCGCCGCGGCATCACCTCGGTCGCCACCGCGGCGACCGTCACCCCCTCCCCGCTCGGCGCCCACGCCAGGAACGTGGCCCTGACCGCGGGCACCCGCACCACGATCACGCTGAAGACGCTCGCCGGGACCTACCGCCTGATCAACCGCAACAGCGGCAAGGTCCTGGACGTCTCGGGCACCTCGCAGTCCGACGGCGCCCCCGTCATCCAGTGGTACTGGACCGCCGGCGCCAACCAGAAGTGGCAGCTGGTGCCCGGCTACGACGGCACCTTCCGCCTGTCCAACCTGAACAGCGGCAAGATCCTCGACAACCCGGGCGCGTCCACCACCCCGGGCCAGGCCCTGGACCAGTGGACCGACACCAAGGCCCCCAACCAGTGGTGGAAGCTCGTCCCCAGCGCGACGGCCGGCTACTACAAGCTGGCCAACGTCTCCAGCGGCCTCTGCCTCGATGTGGCCGGGGCCTCCGTCGCCGACGGCGCCCAGGTCGTGCAGCTGGCCGCCGGCAGCGGGACCAGCCAGGAGTGGAAACTCGAGGCGATCTGA
- a CDS encoding sensor histidine kinase, with amino-acid sequence MDRAPGFSIRLKLTLSYAGFLMLAGVLLLAAVWVFLLRYVPDRALIVPGSTGTLTPGVFPIRSNLLHVFAPRAAGVMAFLLVLGLVGGWILAGRMLAPLRQITAAARTAGTGSLGHRIRMKGRRDEFRELSDAFDSMLGQLESHVAEQQRFAANASHELRTPLAISRALLEVARKDPGRDRGELVERLHAVNTRAIDLTEALLLLSRGDRGDFTREGVDLSLLAEEAAETLLPLAEQRRITLDVTGGAARTSGSAELLLRMVTNLVQNAVVHNLPAGGTVTVRTEADGDSSVLRVENTGRRLPPDLVPTLTEPFRRGTERVRTGEHAGAGLGLAIVHSIVRAHDGTLDLLPRPAGGLLVTVRLPGTP; translated from the coding sequence GTGGATAGGGCGCCCGGGTTCAGCATCCGCCTCAAGCTCACCCTCAGCTACGCCGGATTCCTCATGCTGGCCGGGGTCCTGCTGCTCGCGGCGGTCTGGGTGTTCCTGCTGCGGTACGTCCCCGACCGGGCGCTCATCGTTCCCGGCTCCACGGGCACCCTCACCCCCGGGGTCTTCCCCATCCGGTCCAACCTGCTGCACGTCTTCGCCCCGAGGGCGGCCGGGGTGATGGCGTTCCTGCTGGTGCTCGGCCTGGTGGGAGGGTGGATCCTGGCCGGCCGGATGCTCGCGCCGCTGCGACAGATCACGGCGGCGGCCCGGACGGCAGGGACGGGGTCGCTCGGGCACCGGATCCGCATGAAGGGCCGCCGGGACGAGTTCCGCGAACTGTCCGACGCGTTCGACTCGATGCTCGGACAGCTCGAATCCCACGTCGCCGAGCAGCAGCGGTTCGCCGCGAACGCCTCCCACGAACTGCGCACCCCGTTGGCGATCTCGCGGGCGCTCCTGGAGGTCGCCCGCAAGGACCCCGGCCGGGACCGGGGCGAGCTCGTCGAACGCCTGCACGCCGTCAACACGCGGGCGATCGACCTCACCGAGGCCCTCCTGCTGCTCAGCCGCGGCGATCGCGGCGATTTCACCCGCGAGGGCGTCGACCTCTCGCTGCTCGCCGAAGAGGCCGCCGAGACGCTGCTCCCCCTGGCCGAGCAGCGCCGGATCACGCTCGACGTCACCGGCGGGGCGGCGCGGACGAGCGGCTCCGCGGAACTCCTGCTGCGGATGGTGACGAACCTCGTCCAGAACGCCGTCGTCCACAACCTCCCCGCCGGCGGCACGGTGACGGTCCGCACCGAGGCGGACGGCGACAGCAGCGTGCTGCGGGTCGAGAACACCGGCCGCCGGCTGCCGCCGGACCTGGTGCCGACCCTCACCGAGCCCTTCCGGCGCGGCACGGAGCGCGTCCGGACCGGCGAGCACGCCGGCGCGGGCCTCGGCCTGGCCATCGTGCACAGCATCGTCCGCGCCCATGACGGGACCCTCGACCTCCTCCCCCGCCCCGCCGGCGGTCTCCTCGTCACGGTCCGGCTTCCCGGCACGCCGTAG
- a CDS encoding response regulator transcription factor — translation MRVLIVEDEPFLAEAVRDGLRLEAIAADIAGDGDSALELLSVNSYDLAVLDRDIPGPSGDEVARRIVASGSGIPILMLTAADRIDDKASGFQLGADDYLTKPFELRELVLRLRALDRRRGYARPPVRELAGLRLDPFRREVFRDGRYVALTRKQFAVLEVLVAAEGGVVSAEELLERAWDENADPLTNAVRITVSALRKRLGEPWVIATLPGVGYRIDARPAGEDRRTGPAGADAGTRPAGDDRG, via the coding sequence ATGCGTGTGCTGATCGTGGAGGACGAGCCCTTCCTGGCCGAAGCCGTGCGGGACGGCCTCCGGCTGGAGGCGATCGCCGCCGACATCGCCGGCGACGGGGACAGCGCCCTGGAGCTGCTCAGCGTCAACTCCTACGACCTCGCGGTCCTCGACCGCGACATCCCCGGCCCCTCCGGCGACGAGGTGGCCCGGCGGATCGTCGCCTCCGGCAGCGGCATCCCGATCCTCATGCTGACCGCTGCCGACCGGATCGACGACAAGGCCTCCGGGTTCCAGCTCGGCGCCGACGACTACCTCACCAAGCCGTTCGAACTGCGGGAGCTCGTCCTTCGGCTGCGGGCGCTGGACCGCCGGCGCGGATACGCCCGGCCACCGGTCCGGGAGCTCGCGGGCCTGCGGCTCGACCCCTTCCGCCGGGAGGTGTTCCGGGACGGCCGCTACGTGGCGCTCACCCGCAAGCAGTTCGCGGTGCTGGAGGTCCTCGTCGCTGCCGAGGGCGGTGTCGTCAGCGCCGAGGAGCTGCTGGAACGGGCCTGGGACGAGAACGCCGACCCGCTCACCAACGCCGTCCGCATCACCGTCTCGGCCCTGCGCAAGCGGCTCGGCGAACCCTGGGTCATCGCCACGCTGCCCGGCGTCGGCTACCGGATCGACGCGCGGCCGGCGGGAGAGGACCGTCGGACGGGCCCGGCGGGAGCCGACGCCGGGACCCGGCCGGCGGGAGACGACCGTGGATAG
- a CDS encoding VanZ family protein produces MNDHPALSALPGPARRPLRIVSLGLAVLALAGAAFVLRRPLMMSAPTCMAGRWHGCYDTFNGVVLMTLVAVPPALLVVWVLARLRRSAGVAAPWRLSLAEAGMVHGTVPFLWLTMMPGAGAGVVPGRTSLVPLRDLATMGALGIAGNLLVFAALGFFAPMRFAPLASVPRVLALGAGCSVLVETAQYVLRLDRVSSVDDVLVNAAGAALAALASRRWWRGAAPSPSDLSRPVPAPAG; encoded by the coding sequence ATGAACGACCACCCAGCCCTGTCGGCGCTGCCCGGCCCCGCGCGCCGCCCGCTCCGGATCGTGTCCCTCGGCCTGGCGGTCCTCGCCCTGGCGGGCGCCGCGTTCGTGCTGCGGCGGCCGCTCATGATGTCCGCCCCGACCTGCATGGCCGGGCGGTGGCACGGCTGCTACGACACCTTCAACGGTGTGGTGCTGATGACCCTGGTCGCGGTGCCGCCGGCCCTGCTGGTGGTGTGGGTGCTGGCACGCCTCCGGCGTTCGGCCGGCGTCGCGGCGCCGTGGCGGCTGTCGCTGGCCGAGGCGGGCATGGTCCACGGGACCGTGCCGTTCCTGTGGCTGACCATGATGCCGGGCGCCGGGGCCGGCGTCGTCCCCGGCCGGACGAGCCTGGTGCCGCTGCGGGACCTGGCCACCATGGGGGCGCTCGGCATCGCCGGCAACCTGCTGGTCTTCGCGGCGCTGGGATTCTTCGCCCCGATGCGGTTCGCGCCGCTGGCGTCCGTACCGCGCGTCCTGGCGCTCGGGGCGGGCTGCTCGGTCCTGGTCGAGACCGCTCAGTACGTCCTGCGGCTGGACCGGGTCTCCTCGGTGGACGACGTCCTGGTCAACGCGGCCGGCGCCGCGCTGGCCGCGCTGGCGTCGCGCCGCTGGTGGCGCGGCGCCGCGCCATCGCCCTCGGACCTGTCGCGCCCCGTCCCGGCACCGGCGGGCTGA
- a CDS encoding ABC transporter substrate-binding protein → MALGLGGCASEGAGQPVAPSRAASAADVGGMDALVKAAQAEGRLNTTTLLPHWASYGALMDGFAKKYGIQVVNDNPDGSSQQEIDDIKRLRGQENAPDVLDLGDSFAQSAAREDLLAPYRTVVYDQIPSSQKDGKARWVNSYGGYVSIGCDASRVATCPVSFNDLLKPEYKGMVALTGKPATAGSAFAAVYAAALANGGSFDNIQPGIDFFAELDKAGNYNRANASVSAIAGGQTPIVIEWDFLNLQHADELKKSGVQWKVSIPFDGSFSQYYAQAVNKDAPHPAAARLWEEYLAGPEGQNLRLVDFARPVLMDAMAKNGTLDTALADRLPTVEGTPAFPTEAQLAKAHETVRTNWPTAVPD, encoded by the coding sequence ATGGCCCTCGGGCTCGGCGGCTGCGCCTCGGAGGGGGCCGGGCAACCGGTGGCCCCCTCCCGGGCGGCGTCCGCCGCGGACGTGGGGGGGATGGACGCCCTGGTCAAGGCGGCGCAGGCCGAGGGCCGGCTGAACACGACCACGCTGCTGCCGCACTGGGCGAGCTACGGCGCCCTGATGGACGGGTTCGCGAAGAAGTACGGGATCCAGGTCGTCAACGACAACCCGGACGGCTCCAGCCAGCAGGAGATCGACGACATCAAGCGCCTCCGGGGGCAGGAGAACGCACCCGACGTGCTCGACCTCGGCGACTCCTTCGCCCAGTCCGCGGCGCGGGAGGACCTGCTCGCCCCGTACCGGACCGTCGTGTACGACCAGATCCCGTCCTCCCAGAAGGACGGCAAGGCCCGCTGGGTCAACAGCTACGGCGGTTACGTCTCCATCGGGTGCGACGCCAGCCGCGTCGCCACCTGTCCCGTGTCGTTCAACGACCTGCTCAAGCCCGAGTACAAGGGCATGGTCGCGCTGACCGGCAAGCCGGCGACCGCCGGGTCGGCCTTCGCGGCCGTGTACGCGGCCGCCCTGGCGAACGGCGGCTCGTTCGACAACATCCAGCCGGGGATCGACTTCTTCGCCGAGCTGGACAAGGCCGGAAACTACAACCGCGCCAACGCCTCGGTCAGCGCGATCGCCGGCGGCCAGACACCCATCGTCATCGAGTGGGACTTCCTCAACCTCCAGCACGCCGACGAGCTCAAGAAGTCGGGCGTGCAGTGGAAGGTCTCCATCCCGTTCGACGGCAGCTTCTCCCAGTACTACGCGCAGGCCGTCAACAAGGACGCCCCGCACCCCGCCGCGGCCCGCCTGTGGGAGGAGTACCTCGCCGGCCCGGAGGGCCAGAACCTGCGGCTGGTGGACTTCGCCCGCCCGGTGCTGATGGACGCGATGGCGAAGAACGGCACTCTCGACACCGCACTCGCCGACAGGCTGCCGACCGTCGAAGGCACTCCCGCCTTCCCGACCGAGGCGCAACTGGCCAAGGCGCACGAGACCGTGCGGACCAACTGGCCCACGGCCGTGCCCGACTGA
- the sigJ gene encoding RNA polymerase sigma factor SigJ, with amino-acid sequence MNTPPAAGQDGSGPGPGAIVGERRRLINIAYRLLGSLAEAEDAVQEAYARWYAMTKQQQEAVESPGAWLTTVASRICLDLLGSARARRERYVGEWIPEPLPDRTEWVSGPAGGGGVAMADPADRITLDESVNMAFLVVLESMTPAERVAFILHDVFRYPFAEIAGIVGRTPAACRQLASSGRRRTRAAQAPAAPKAGQAGLVRHFKEAWEAGDIKALVGLLDPDATMVADGGGLVGAALRPVEGSERIAQYLLHIAGRAPGLVLLERTVNGRPGLVAQHTGVTVTVAAFDLAGGRIARIWAVRNPEKLGPWGGLGPASG; translated from the coding sequence ATGAACACCCCGCCGGCGGCAGGGCAGGACGGGTCCGGACCGGGGCCGGGCGCGATCGTCGGCGAGCGGCGCCGGCTGATCAACATCGCCTACCGGCTGCTCGGTTCGCTGGCCGAGGCCGAGGACGCCGTGCAGGAGGCCTACGCCCGCTGGTACGCGATGACGAAGCAGCAGCAGGAGGCCGTCGAGTCGCCCGGCGCCTGGCTGACCACGGTGGCGAGCCGGATCTGCCTCGACCTGCTCGGCTCCGCGCGGGCCCGGCGCGAACGCTACGTCGGCGAGTGGATACCCGAGCCGCTGCCGGACCGGACGGAGTGGGTCAGCGGGCCGGCGGGCGGCGGCGGGGTGGCGATGGCCGACCCCGCGGACCGGATCACCCTGGACGAGTCGGTGAACATGGCCTTCCTCGTCGTCCTGGAGTCGATGACACCGGCGGAGCGCGTGGCGTTCATCCTGCACGACGTCTTCCGGTACCCCTTCGCCGAGATCGCCGGGATCGTCGGCCGGACACCGGCGGCCTGCCGGCAACTGGCCTCCTCGGGGCGGCGCCGAACCCGTGCCGCGCAGGCCCCGGCGGCCCCGAAGGCCGGGCAGGCCGGCCTGGTCCGGCACTTCAAGGAGGCCTGGGAGGCCGGGGACATCAAGGCCCTGGTCGGCCTCCTGGACCCGGACGCCACCATGGTCGCCGACGGCGGCGGACTGGTCGGCGCCGCCCTGCGGCCGGTCGAGGGCAGTGAACGGATCGCCCAGTACCTGCTCCACATCGCCGGCAGGGCCCCGGGGCTGGTCCTCCTGGAGCGGACGGTGAACGGCCGGCCCGGGCTGGTCGCCCAGCACACCGGCGTCACCGTGACCGTGGCCGCCTTCGACCTGGCGGGCGGCCGGATCGCCCGTATCTGGGCCGTCCGCAACCCGGAGAAGCTCGGCCCGTGGGGCGGGCTCGGACCGGCGTCGGGCTGA